A region of the Amycolatopsis sp. cg13 genome:
GACGGCGGCGCTGCTGCGGCAGTCCCGCGAGGCCGAACGCGCCGGCCTCGAATTCGCCCCGCGCACGGTGATCTCCTACCAGGACGTCCACATCGCCACCGGCATGCTCGCGGCCCAGCTGCGGATCAGCCTCGACGACGCGTTCGCCCGCCTGCGCGCCCACGCCTACAGCACGAACCGGTCGCTCCTCGACGTGGCCAAAGACGTGCTGGAGCGCCGCATCACCCTTGAGGAGTCGTCCGAATGAGCCATCCCACCGACGAAAACGCCGGCCGCCGGACGACGGACAGACACGTCGGCCTCCTGCCCGCGGCGGTCCCCTCGGCGCTGGCCGCGATCACCTCCCGCCTGGTCGGCAATCCGGACAACGCCGCGGTGCTGCGCCTGATCACCGAGGTCGGCACCGGGCTGCTCGGCGCGCAAGGCACCGGGGTGCTGCTGAAGGACCCGCGCGGCGAGCCCGCCGTCGTGGCGGCCTCGGACGAGACCGCGCAGTTCGTGGAGCTGCTGCAGACCGACCTGCGCCAGGGACCGTGCGTCGACTGCATCGCGACCGCGGCCGTGGTCGTCGCGCCCGACCTGAACCGCGAGCGGGACCGCTGGCCGGGCTTCACGACGGCGGCGCTGTCGGCCGGGTACCAGGCCGTGGTCGCGGTGCCGCTGAAGCTGGACGGCGAAGCGGTGGGCGGGTTCAACCTGCTGTTCGCCGCGCCGACCGAACCGCAGCCGTGGCAGTCGGCGCTGGCGCAGGTGGTGTCGGACCTCGCGGTGCTGGCCCTGGTCCAGGAAACCGGCCCGCGGCGTTCGGACCGGCTGTTCGAGGCGACCCTCGCGTCGCTGAACGACCGGGTCCAGCTGAGCCAGGCCGTCGGGATGGTCGCCGGAACCCTCGGCACCGACCCGGAAACGGCCCGCTCCCTGGTGAACGACTACGCGACCCGGCACGACCGGCCGCTGCGCGAGGTCACCCGCGCGCTGATCGACCGCACCCTCGACCCGGCCGACCTCGCCGGCTGACGCCGGTCAGGCCCAGCCCCCGTAGTCCGGATCGGCCGGGCTCTCGGCCGAGGCATCTGCCGCCGCCACCACGCGCGCGGCCTCCGCGCTGTCTCCGCCGGAGCCGCCGGACAGGACGCGCAACGCCTCCGCGGCGTCGCACCCGCGCGTGCTCTGGACAATGCCCACCGCCTCGCCGATCGCCGCCCGTTTCGCAATCGACGCGCTCAGCAGCCGAGCCGCCGCGGTGCACGCGGCTTCGTCCAGGCGCTGAGGAGACATGCTTCCACCGTCCTCTCCCGTACCGGCGCACGCCAGTGCCCCTTGGCAGCGAGACGAAGGACGAATTCACCTGCGGCCGGAGTACGGACGGCCCGGCCCGGCGACCGCGAGCTTCGCGCAACGGGACCGCAGGTTGCTCCGAAGTGATGAACCTTGGCCCCTATCGCCTGACCGCGCCGGGGCGCACCATGGAGCCTGGCACCGACCGGACGCACTCCCCCGACTCCAGCGGGAAGCAACCATGCCGAATTCGCGGGTTCCCAGCCCCGCCGCCGTCGAGGCGGCGGTGGCAGCGGCACTTCTCGCCCCAGGCGCCTCCGACGCCCCGCGCTGGCAGTGGCGCATCGGCTACCGCACGCTGCACCTGTGCGCGGGGCGAGCCGCCGACGACCCCGCCGGGCAATGGCAGACGTTCAGCAGCGGCGCGGCACTGCACCATCTCCGGGTCGCCTTCGCCGGTCTCGGCTGGGCCTGCGCGGTGGACCGGCTGCCGTCCCCTGGCCAGCCGGACTGCCTTGCCGTGGTGACGCCGCGGCCGGGCGAACCGCGTTCCGGGGAAGTCGCGCTGGCGACGTCGATCGCCCGGCGCCGAGAGGATTTGCGGCCGTGCGGCGGCCGGCCGGTGCCGTCCGACTGCCTTGATCGGCTTTCGCACGCGGCGGCGCGCGAAGGCGCGGTATTGCACCCGGTGGAAGACCGCGCTGTCCGCGGTTACCTGATGACCGCGGTCGGCGACGGCACCAGGGTTCCCGCGCAGATGCGTCGCGAAGAGGCGTACGCACGCAGCTCGTCCCTCGTCGCTCCGCAGGGTGTTCTCGTCCGTACGGCGGTGGGAAACCAGCCGCCGCTCGCGCGAAGCGAAGCGGAATCTCGCCGCGACGGCGCTTCGCTGCTGGTGCTCAGCACGCCCGGCGACGATCGCCTTGACTGGCTGCGCGCGGGAGAAGCGCTGAGCTCGGTGCTGCTGACCGCGACGGGGTACGGATTGTCGTCCGGACGGCTGCGCCGAACCGGGCCGCGGCTGCGCGAGACTCTCGCGGAACGCGTCACGCTCGGCAGGGCCCCGCAAGCGGTGTTGTGGGTGGGACGGCCGCCTGTTGGTGTGAAGCGGCTTCAGATGACGAGGTCGCACGCGACCGTCGACGATGTGCTGGAACCGCTTCAGGCACCGGCGAAACATGGCTTCTGACCGGCGGCGCTGACTCGTCGGCGCGGTCGTCCACTTCCCACAGTGCCGAATGGACGCCGTCCGGTGCTTTAGAGTGGCACCGTGGCAGCGGAAACCGGGGAAGTTCGGGGCGCCGGGCGCCGGCCGGTCCTTTCCGACGTCGCGCGGCTGGCCGGGACCTCCACGGCGGTGGTCAGCTACGTCCTCAACGACGGGCCGCGTCCGGTGGCCGACAAGACGCGGCGCAAGGTCGAGGACGCCATCCGGATGCTCGGCTACCGGCGCAATCCGCTCGCCGGGGCGTTGAGCGGCGGCCGGTCCAATTTGGTCGGACTGCTGGTGCCGGACACCGCGAACGCGTTCTACGGCGAGATGTCGCGCTGCCTCGAAGCGGAGGGCCGCCGCCGGGGATTGCTGACGCTGCTCGGCAACACCGATTACCGGCCGGGGCTCGCCGACGAATACGGCGAGGCCTTCTCCGAACTGCGCCCGCGCGGGATTTTCGTGACGACCGGCGAAAAACCGCGCTTGTCCGCCGAAACGCCGTGCGTGTTCCTGCAGTGGGCCGCGCCGGACGACAGTTCGCCCAGCGTGGTGTTCAACGACTTCGACGGCGCGCGGCTCGTCACCGAGCATCTGCTCGGGCACGGGTACGAAGACATCTTTTGCGTGGCAGGCGAAATCGCGGTGGGACCGGCCGAAGGCCGCGAAGGCGGCTGGCGCGAGGCGATGGCGGACGCCGGTCTGCCCGCCGAGGGCAGGCTCGTCCGGACGTCCTTCGACAAGGTCGAGGCGGGCCGCGCGGTGCGCGACGTGCTGACGAGCGGCCGCCGGATCCGCGCCGTCTACGCGACCACCGACGAACAGGCGCTGGTGACCATCCGCATCGCACACAGCCTGGGTCTGCGCGTGCCGGAAGACCTCGCCGTCGTCGGCTTCGACGGAACGAGAGAAGCCCGCCTCGGCAACGTCCCGCTCACCACGGTCCACCTGCCGCTGGAGGAATTCGCGGTGCGCGCCTTCGCCGCCCTGGACGGCCGAGCCGATTCTTCGACCGTCCTGGACGGAACCCTCAGCATCGGCGTGACGTGCGGCTGCGAACCCGGAACCGCCGAGGAAGCCGCGCACGCCGCAGCAGCCGCCAGCGGATAACCGCCCCGCCACGGCGAATCCGCGACGGGGCGGTCTCGCTACCGCGCGAGAGTGTTGTGCTCGTCCGAGGCGTACTCTGAATTCAACGACAGCGCACTGAACCGGAACGGCCGGTCCACTCGCGTGAAGCCGAGCGGGCAATGCCGGGTGCCCGCGGGCAGGTAGACCGAGCCGCTCGTGGTGATCGCATGCCGGACGCCCTCGACGTCGAGGTAGATCTCCGCGCCGAGGTCGTCCGGGTCCGCCGGGTTGTTCCCGTGCCAGATCAGGACCTCGTCGTAGTCGTGCTGATGCTCCTTCACCCACTGCACCGGAGTGTCGCATTCGCTGATCCACGTGTAGGTGAGGTGGATCTTGCTCTCCGGCACCTCCTTCGCGCGCATGAGGGCGAGCGATTCGCCGACGTTGGGCGGTTCCACGACGCCTGCCGCGGCGCCCTCGTTGACGAGGTCGTCGAGACAGTTCGGCATTTTCCTCACGAACAGGTGCTCGTACGGACTGGTCATGCGGCTGCTTCCTCCTCTGCTCCCGGACGGGGCCGAGCCGGTCGCCGCTCACTCTAAACGATTAGCTTCTCCACTTGTAGACTCTTCCCTCGCGCCGGAACTGGCCGTACCCTGTGGCGACGCCGGGCAGATCTAACGGCTTAGATTTCTGGCTTCCCTGGAGGTTCCCAGTGTCGCGCAGACCCCGATGCCTGCCAACCCTCCTGCTCGCCGCCGCGCTGCTCGCCGGCTGCGGCCGTCCCGACGACGCGGCCGCGGGCGCAGGTGCGGGCGGCATGCTCCGCGTCTCCGTCTCGACCGACGCGGGCGAGGTCCTCAACCCCTACGCCAGCAACCAGGGCCCGATCCAGGAGCTGCGCAGTTCCCTGGTCTTCGAGGGGCTCACCGCGCTCGGCCCCGACGGCAGGACCGAGTGGCGGCTGGCGACCGGCATGACGCCGAACGCCGACCGGACACAGTGGACGATCACCCTGCGCCCCGGCGTGAAGTTCAGCGACGGCACCGAGTTCACCTCCGCCGACGTCGTCTCGAGCATCAAGTACCTGCGCGATCCCGTCCACGCCGCGCAGGGCCTCGCGCTGATCCAGATGATCGACCCGGCCACCGTCCAGGCGGTGGACAAGCTCACCGTCCGGGCAGGGCTGACCGAACCGTTCAGCCCGTTCAAGGACATCTGGACGAGCGTGCTGCTGCCGATGACCAAAACCGGGTCGGCCCCGGCGAAGCCGATCGGCACCGGGCCGTTCGCGGTCAAGTCGTTCGCCGCGGGCCGGGAGTCCACAGTGGAGCGATTCGACGGTTACTGGGGCCGGAAACCGAAGCTCGCCGCCGTGCAGCTCATCGAATACCAGAGCCAGCAGGCGCAGGCGAACGCGCTGCTGTCCGGCCGGGTCGACATCGCGTCGAACACGACCCCGACGATCGCGAAGTCGCTCGTCGGCCGCAGCGGCATCCAGTTGCTCGACAGCAAAGGGACTTTCAGCCTGCAGATCGGGCTCGACACGGCCGTCGCGCCGTTCCGCGACGTCCGGGTGCGCCAGGCCCTGCGGCTGCTGGTCGACCGGCAGCAGATAGTGTCCAATGTGTTCAGCGGCTACGCCCGGATCGCGAACGACTACGAGACCACCACTCCGCAGTGCGCCGCGCCGAACCTCCCGCAGCGAGCCCCGGACATCGCCGCCGCGAAACGGCTGCTGGCCGAGGCCGGGCAAAGCGACCTG
Encoded here:
- a CDS encoding GAF domain-containing protein; this encodes MSHPTDENAGRRTTDRHVGLLPAAVPSALAAITSRLVGNPDNAAVLRLITEVGTGLLGAQGTGVLLKDPRGEPAVVAASDETAQFVELLQTDLRQGPCVDCIATAAVVVAPDLNRERDRWPGFTTAALSAGYQAVVAVPLKLDGEAVGGFNLLFAAPTEPQPWQSALAQVVSDLAVLALVQETGPRRSDRLFEATLASLNDRVQLSQAVGMVAGTLGTDPETARSLVNDYATRHDRPLREVTRALIDRTLDPADLAG
- a CDS encoding ABC transporter substrate-binding protein, whose product is MSRRPRCLPTLLLAAALLAGCGRPDDAAAGAGAGGMLRVSVSTDAGEVLNPYASNQGPIQELRSSLVFEGLTALGPDGRTEWRLATGMTPNADRTQWTITLRPGVKFSDGTEFTSADVVSSIKYLRDPVHAAQGLALIQMIDPATVQAVDKLTVRAGLTEPFSPFKDIWTSVLLPMTKTGSAPAKPIGTGPFAVKSFAAGRESTVERFDGYWGRKPKLAAVQLIEYQSQQAQANALLSGRVDIASNTTPTIAKSLVGRSGIQLLDSKGTFSLQIGLDTAVAPFRDVRVRQALRLLVDRQQIVSNVFSGYARIANDYETTTPQCAAPNLPQRAPDIAAAKRLLAEAGQSDLSFAITTDGLLPGMSELAQVFAQNAALAGVKVTVNVVPTPELLAKWGQWPAFVDYNPVPYLPSVLGGLLPDRVGNAAHWNDAAFTGLAGELFRSPEQQQCPLMNRMHEIEYTNGPYIIPAFSDVLLPHRAAVQGLVPDVNGRPLSFLTDVTVG
- a CDS encoding NAD(P)H nitroreductase; its protein translation is MPNSRVPSPAAVEAAVAAALLAPGASDAPRWQWRIGYRTLHLCAGRAADDPAGQWQTFSSGAALHHLRVAFAGLGWACAVDRLPSPGQPDCLAVVTPRPGEPRSGEVALATSIARRREDLRPCGGRPVPSDCLDRLSHAAAREGAVLHPVEDRAVRGYLMTAVGDGTRVPAQMRREEAYARSSSLVAPQGVLVRTAVGNQPPLARSEAESRRDGASLLVLSTPGDDRLDWLRAGEALSSVLLTATGYGLSSGRLRRTGPRLRETLAERVTLGRAPQAVLWVGRPPVGVKRLQMTRSHATVDDVLEPLQAPAKHGF
- a CDS encoding LacI family DNA-binding transcriptional regulator; this translates as MAAETGEVRGAGRRPVLSDVARLAGTSTAVVSYVLNDGPRPVADKTRRKVEDAIRMLGYRRNPLAGALSGGRSNLVGLLVPDTANAFYGEMSRCLEAEGRRRGLLTLLGNTDYRPGLADEYGEAFSELRPRGIFVTTGEKPRLSAETPCVFLQWAAPDDSSPSVVFNDFDGARLVTEHLLGHGYEDIFCVAGEIAVGPAEGREGGWREAMADAGLPAEGRLVRTSFDKVEAGRAVRDVLTSGRRIRAVYATTDEQALVTIRIAHSLGLRVPEDLAVVGFDGTREARLGNVPLTTVHLPLEEFAVRAFAALDGRADSSTVLDGTLSIGVTCGCEPGTAEEAAHAAAAASG